In the Lottiidibacillus patelloidae genome, one interval contains:
- a CDS encoding BMP family lipoprotein, giving the protein MSLLFLKFKVGLVTDASGIDDMALNESAWKGIQAFARYNDIEGYDYLQSINDDEFYPNLKNFIKDYYAIVFGVGFFMADAVREVALENPYTQLAIVDMVIQEDPDDEDSPLVCNVANIVFAEEEGSFLVGVVAGLHTKTNKVGFLGGVNLGLTKKFENGFKAGVKSVNPNVEIIIQYADTFVDIARGQKVAANIYNQGADIIYHAAGDTGLGVFTEAKQRKKDGENVWVIGVDYDQHAEGMPENVTLTSMVKNVNVAVYDVAKKTKQGAFPGGEILSYGIAGNGVGLAATTDNVTKEALLKVDEFKKRIIDGKIIVPKTDAEFKSSEFNKVRQL; this is encoded by the coding sequence ATGAGTTTACTATTTCTGAAGTTTAAAGTAGGGTTAGTTACCGATGCAAGTGGAATTGATGATATGGCATTAAATGAGTCTGCATGGAAAGGTATTCAAGCTTTTGCTAGGTATAATGACATAGAAGGTTATGATTATTTACAGTCAATCAATGATGATGAATTTTATCCTAATTTGAAAAACTTTATAAAGGATTATTATGCAATAGTTTTCGGTGTCGGTTTTTTTATGGCAGATGCAGTACGTGAAGTTGCCTTGGAAAACCCATATACTCAACTAGCAATTGTTGATATGGTCATTCAAGAAGATCCAGATGATGAAGACTCTCCACTAGTTTGTAACGTTGCAAATATTGTATTTGCAGAAGAAGAAGGTTCATTTTTAGTTGGTGTGGTTGCCGGTTTACATACGAAAACGAATAAAGTAGGTTTTTTAGGTGGAGTAAACCTTGGATTAACAAAGAAGTTTGAAAATGGCTTTAAAGCAGGGGTTAAATCAGTTAATCCTAACGTAGAAATAATCATCCAATATGCAGATACGTTTGTCGACATTGCTAGAGGTCAAAAAGTTGCTGCTAACATATACAACCAAGGGGCAGACATCATTTATCACGCAGCTGGTGATACTGGCTTAGGTGTATTTACAGAAGCAAAGCAACGTAAAAAAGATGGTGAGAATGTATGGGTTATTGGCGTGGATTATGACCAACATGCGGAAGGAATGCCAGAAAACGTAACGTTAACGTCTATGGTAAAGAATGTTAATGTTGCAGTGTATGACGTTGCAAAAAAAACAAAACAAGGAGCATTTCCAGGAGGAGAAATTTTATCTTACGGTATAGCAGGAAATGGAGTTGGCCTTGCTGCAACAACGGATAACGTAACGAAAGAAGCGCTCTTAAAAGTAGATGAGTTTAAAAAGAGAATTATAGATGGAAAAATAATTGTGCCTAAAACAGATGCTGAATTTAAGTCAAGCGAGTTTAATAAAGTAAGGCAGTTATAA